One window from the genome of Esox lucius isolate fEsoLuc1 chromosome 23, fEsoLuc1.pri, whole genome shotgun sequence encodes:
- the LOC105028198 gene encoding calcitonin gene-related peptide → MMYHLKQPALLLVSLMLLRCFATAPGNRYFTSTNDQEGALRDSEGWLIPRIISNPFLNLMGVRQQRGLTSVNSHHIEKRKCNTATCVTQRLADFLTRSSNTIGTVYTPTNVGSSTYGKRELLQPPPYLPL, encoded by the exons ATGATGTATCACCTGAAGCAGCCCGCACTCCTTCTTGTGTCACTTATGCTGCTACGCTGCTTCGCCACTGCCCCTGGTAACAG GTACTTCACGTCGACTAATGACCAGGAAGGTGCTCTTCGGGACAGTGAAGGCTGGCTCATTCCCAGGATTATCTCTAACCCTTTCCTCAACCTTATGGGTGTGCGGCAGCAGAGAGGGCTTACATCTGTCAACAG CCACCATATAGAAAAAAGGAAGTGCAACACGGCCACGTGTGTGACCCAGCGACTGGCAGACTTCCTGACCCGCTCCAGCAACACCATCGGCACGGTGTACACCCCCACCAACGTAGGCTCCAGCACCTACGGCAAGCGGGAGCTACTACAGCCTCCACCCTATCTGCCTCTCTAG